The Bradyrhizobium sp. WSM471 genome includes the window CGGTTTTGCCGTCGAGACCGTGTCGAGCGATTTCGCCGTGCCGGGTGCGGCCGAAAAGCTGATTGCTGGCCGTCCGGACGTGATCTTTCATCTCGCTGCGATCGTCTCGGGCGAAGCCGAACTCGATTTCGATAAGGGCTACCGCATCAATCTCGACGGCACGCGGATGCTGCTCGATGCCGTCAGGCTCGCGGGCGGCGGCTACAAGCCGCGTGTGGTCTTCACGTCCTCGATCGCGGTGTTCGGCGCGCCGTTCCCCGATGCGATCGGCGACGAGTTCTTCCACACGCCGCTTCTGAGCTACGGCACGCAGAAGGCGATCGGCGAATTGCTGTTGGCCGACTATTCCCGCCGCGGCTTCCTCGACGGCATCGGCATCCGCCTGCCGACCATCTGCATTCGGCCCGGCCTGCCGAATAAGGCGGCATCGGGCTTCTTCTCCAACATCCTGCGCGAGCCGCTGGCCGGCAAGGAAGCGGTCCTTCCGGTGTCCGAAGACGTCCGCCACTGGCATGCCACGCCGCGCTCCGCTGTCGGCTTCCTGCTGCATGCCGGTACCATGGACCTCGCCGCGGTGGGGCCGCGCCGTAATTTGACCATGCCGGGCCTGTCGGCGACGGTTGGCGAGCAGATCGCTGCGCTGAAACGCGTCGCCGGCGACAAGGTCGCCGCCCGCATCAAGCGGGAGCCGGATCCCTTCATCGTCGGCATCGTCGGCGGCTGGCCGCGCAACTTCAATGCAAAGCGGTCGCTCGAGCTCGGCTTCACCACGGCCGAGAAGACTTTCGACGACATCATCCGCATTCACATCGAAGACGAGCTCGGCGGCAATTTCGTCGCCTGATCTCTGACTTAGCGGGTAAAGTGATGGCGAGCGTTGCTTGCATCGGCGAATGCATGGTCGAGCTCCGGCAGGCCCAGGGTGGACAATCTGCCGGACATTCCAGCGGGCAGGGTGGGGGCCTCTACTCGCGTGGATTCGGCGGCGACACCCTCAACACGGCGGTGTACCTCGCGCGGCTCGAGGTCAAGGTCGATTATCTCACCGCGCTTGGCGACGATGCCCTGAGCGATGAGATGATCGCGGCCTGGACTGCGGAGGGCGTCGGC containing:
- the denD gene encoding D-erythronate dehydrogenase, yielding MHILVLGAAGMVGRKLCERLLRDGRLGKSDITKLTMHDVVEPKTPEKAGFAVETVSSDFAVPGAAEKLIAGRPDVIFHLAAIVSGEAELDFDKGYRINLDGTRMLLDAVRLAGGGYKPRVVFTSSIAVFGAPFPDAIGDEFFHTPLLSYGTQKAIGELLLADYSRRGFLDGIGIRLPTICIRPGLPNKAASGFFSNILREPLAGKEAVLPVSEDVRHWHATPRSAVGFLLHAGTMDLAAVGPRRNLTMPGLSATVGEQIAALKRVAGDKVAARIKREPDPFIVGIVGGWPRNFNAKRSLELGFTTAEKTFDDIIRIHIEDELGGNFVA